One genomic segment of Caloranaerobacter ferrireducens includes these proteins:
- a CDS encoding NAD(+)/NADH kinase, translating into MSFAGFDNNIINIIHNNRNDSIKTAEILKEKLTQKGFQIAEGYDYSAALNICIGGDGAFLKAVHNYDFPDIPFIGINTGHLGFFQEVSPDKIDNFIDNLVKGKYKIEEIFLVEALICTRTSCIELIGVNEIAIKGIESKTIHLDISIDDTYLERLSGDGVIISTPVGSTAYSYSAGGSIVHSSLRTLQITPLAPLNSNVYRALTSSIIVPENMSIKINPEYRFENSILIVMDGQQYKFDNIVEINFKLSDMTIKMLTLKSKNFWNKIKEKFL; encoded by the coding sequence TTGTCCTTTGCAGGATTCGACAATAATATAATCAATATTATACATAATAATAGAAATGATTCTATTAAAACAGCTGAAATTTTGAAAGAAAAGCTAACCCAAAAAGGTTTTCAAATTGCCGAAGGTTATGATTATAGTGCCGCATTAAATATTTGTATTGGTGGAGATGGTGCTTTCCTTAAAGCTGTACATAATTATGACTTCCCTGATATACCTTTTATAGGAATTAACACAGGACATCTTGGCTTTTTTCAAGAAGTTTCTCCTGATAAAATAGATAATTTTATAGATAATCTAGTTAAAGGCAAATATAAGATTGAAGAAATTTTTCTCGTAGAAGCATTAATTTGTACTAGAACCAGCTGTATTGAATTAATTGGAGTAAATGAAATTGCAATTAAAGGAATAGAATCAAAGACAATTCATCTTGACATATCGATTGATGATACTTACTTAGAAAGACTTAGCGGCGACGGTGTAATAATATCTACTCCTGTAGGCAGTACTGCATATAGCTATTCCGCTGGTGGAAGTATAGTTCATTCATCTTTAAGAACTCTTCAAATAACTCCTTTAGCACCTCTCAATTCTAACGTTTATAGAGCATTAACTTCTAGTATAATTGTACCTGAAAATATGTCTATTAAAATTAATCCTGAATATAGATTTGAAAATTCTATTCTAATTGTAATGGATGGTCAGCAGTATAAATTTGATAATATAGTTGAAATAAACTTTAAATTATCTGACATGACAATAAAAATGCTTACTTTAAAAAGTAAAAACTTTTGGAATAAAATAAAAGAAAAATTTTTATAA
- the pepF gene encoding oligoendopeptidase F, producing MSSAKDVLKERNEIEEKFKWNLESMYENDDKWEEDFETIKKLIKEIKQYKGKVGESGEILLEVLELESKMSRMIENVYTYAKMRKDEDTRNDKYQALTDRATSLMVEVEESTSFIVPEILSIKESVLNDYLNNVEGLKLYRHYIERIVRRKKHYLSPEEEAIIAQAGELANSPETIFGMLNNADIKFPTIIDENGNEITITHGKFIKLMESKDRRVRKDAFKGLYDTYNKYRNTFAVTLSANIKKDIFYSKVRKYNSSLEAALDVNNIPIEVYDNLIKAVHDNLSSMYRYVKLRKKVLGLDELHMYDLYTPLVKDIEMEIPYEEGKKIVLEGLKPLGDEYIEIVREGFNSRWIDVYENRGKRSGAYSWGTYDSYPFILLNYQDNLDSVFTLAHELGHSLHSYYSKENQPYIYGSYSIFVAEVASTVNEAILMEYMINKTNNKDEKLYLLNHYLEQFRGTVYRQTMFAEFEKLIHEEVENGRSLTADSLCRMYKELNRKYYGPDIVIDDEIAMEWARIPHFYYNFYVYQYATGFSAAIALSQKILKEGKESVNKYIDFLKSGSSDYPINVLKKAGVDMTTPQPVDNALKLFNKLLDEMESLL from the coding sequence ATGAGTAGTGCTAAGGATGTACTTAAGGAAAGAAATGAAATCGAAGAAAAATTTAAATGGAATTTAGAGAGTATGTATGAAAATGATGATAAGTGGGAGGAAGACTTTGAAACTATCAAAAAACTTATTAAGGAAATTAAGCAGTATAAGGGTAAAGTAGGGGAAAGTGGAGAAATATTATTAGAAGTACTAGAATTAGAAAGTAAAATGTCAAGAATGATTGAAAATGTTTATACATATGCAAAAATGAGGAAAGATGAAGATACAAGAAATGATAAGTATCAGGCTTTAACAGACAGAGCAACAAGTTTAATGGTAGAAGTTGAAGAAAGTACTTCTTTTATTGTGCCAGAAATACTTTCGATAAAAGAAAGTGTTTTGAATGATTATTTAAATAATGTTGAAGGATTAAAACTGTATAGGCATTATATTGAAAGAATAGTAAGAAGGAAAAAACACTATCTTTCACCAGAAGAAGAAGCTATTATTGCACAAGCTGGAGAATTAGCTAATTCACCTGAAACAATATTTGGGATGTTAAATAATGCTGATATAAAGTTTCCAACTATAATAGATGAAAACGGAAATGAAATTACTATAACTCATGGAAAATTCATAAAACTAATGGAAAGTAAAGATAGAAGAGTTAGAAAAGATGCATTCAAAGGATTATACGATACTTATAACAAATATAGAAATACTTTTGCTGTAACATTATCAGCTAACATAAAAAAAGATATTTTTTACAGTAAGGTAAGAAAATATAACTCTTCATTGGAAGCTGCACTTGATGTGAACAATATTCCTATTGAAGTATATGATAATTTAATTAAAGCAGTACATGATAATCTTTCTTCAATGTATAGATACGTAAAGTTAAGGAAGAAAGTACTTGGATTAGATGAATTACATATGTACGATTTATATACACCTTTAGTTAAAGATATAGAGATGGAAATACCATATGAAGAAGGAAAGAAAATAGTGTTAGAGGGACTTAAACCTTTAGGAGATGAATATATAGAAATAGTTAGAGAAGGATTTAACTCAAGGTGGATTGATGTTTATGAAAATAGAGGTAAAAGAAGTGGGGCTTATTCTTGGGGTACATACGATTCATATCCGTTTATACTATTAAATTATCAGGATAATTTAGATAGTGTATTTACATTAGCACATGAATTAGGACACTCTTTACACAGCTATTATTCAAAAGAAAATCAGCCTTATATATATGGTAGTTATAGTATTTTTGTAGCGGAAGTTGCATCTACTGTTAATGAAGCTATATTAATGGAGTATATGATTAATAAAACTAATAATAAAGATGAAAAACTATATCTTTTAAATCATTATTTAGAGCAGTTTAGAGGAACGGTTTACAGACAGACTATGTTTGCAGAATTTGAGAAATTGATTCATGAAGAAGTTGAAAACGGAAGGTCATTAACAGCTGATAGTTTATGTAGAATGTATAAAGAGTTAAATAGGAAATATTATGGACCAGATATTGTTATTGATGATGAAATAGCAATGGAATGGGCAAGAATTCCACATTTTTATTATAATTTCTACGTATATCAGTATGCGACTGGTTTTTCTGCTGCTATAGCATTATCACAGAAAATTCTAAAAGAAGGTAAAGAATCAGTAAACAAGTATATTGATTTCTTGAAGAGTGGTAGTTCAGATTATCCAATTAACGTACTTAAAAAGGCAGGAGTAGATATGACTACACCACAACCTGTAGATAATGCTCTAAAATTATTTAACAAATTACTTGATGAAATGGAGAGTTTATTATAG